A genomic window from Deltaproteobacteria bacterium includes:
- a CDS encoding 3-isopropylmalate dehydratase small subunit, producing MSKSGAARVVGHRGRGVVVRGNDVDTDQIIPARYMTSIRFAGLEEFVFRDVRVNAAGEPKGHPFDDRRFRGASILIVNKNFGCGSSREHAPQALQRWGIQALIGESFAEIFFGNCVALGIVAVTAAPEDVAKLMDAVELDPAQDVQIDLEKLVATWRGGSAPVRMPDGARKQLLDGSWDAMGTLLEAREQILAKVAALPYARGF from the coding sequence ATGAGCAAGTCCGGAGCGGCGCGCGTCGTCGGGCACCGCGGCCGCGGCGTGGTCGTGCGCGGAAACGACGTCGACACCGACCAGATCATCCCCGCGCGCTACATGACGTCGATCCGCTTCGCGGGGCTCGAGGAGTTCGTCTTCCGCGACGTGCGCGTGAACGCCGCCGGCGAGCCGAAGGGGCATCCCTTCGACGACCGGCGCTTCCGCGGCGCGTCGATCCTGATCGTGAACAAGAACTTCGGCTGCGGCAGCTCGCGCGAGCACGCGCCGCAGGCGCTGCAGCGCTGGGGAATCCAGGCGCTGATCGGCGAGTCGTTCGCGGAGATCTTCTTCGGCAACTGCGTCGCGCTCGGCATCGTCGCCGTCACCGCCGCGCCCGAGGACGTGGCGAAGCTGATGGACGCGGTCGAGCTCGATCCCGCGCAGGACGTGCAGATCGACCTCGAGAAGCTCGTCGCGACCTGGCGCGGCGGCAGCGCGCCGGTTCGCATGCCCGACGGCGCGCGCAAGCAGCTTCTCGACGGCAGCTGGGACGCGATGGGCACGCTGCTCGAAGCGCGCGAGCAGATCCTCGCCAAGGTCGCCGCGCTCCCGTACGCGCGCGGCTTCTAG